Proteins encoded within one genomic window of Eleutherodactylus coqui strain aEleCoq1 chromosome 1, aEleCoq1.hap1, whole genome shotgun sequence:
- the COMMD6 gene encoding COMM domain-containing protein 6 isoform X2 → MKLLPPDLFAELCQQSIEHLQWQNSGVDQTLLCQRFQAAGVDTNVDEVRNVLNAVNYLFSTAAKHKLSTDALLSVVASHYKLPKQTLQVFRHVWNEEGEKLSGTECSRDLLPAAQLLDFQWKIGMAVSSDSCKSLNHPYVTVQLKVAEHSGQVQNKVFEMTIPEFQNFSKQFKEMSAALENV, encoded by the exons ATGAAGCTGCTGCCCCCTGACCTGTTCGCTGAGCTG tgTCAACAAAGTATTGAGCATCTCCAATGGCAGAACAGCGGTGTAGACCAGACGCTTCTCTGTCAG aGGTTTCAAGCAGCAGGAGTCGACACAAACGTGGATGAAGTTAGAAATGTTCTGAATGCCGTGAACTATCTGTTCAG CACTGCAGCGAAGCACAAACTGTCCACCGACGCATTACTGAGCGTTGTCGCCAGCCATTACAAGCTTCCCAAGCAGACACTGCAGGTCTTTCGCCACGTGTGGAATGAAGAGGGTGAAAAGTTGTCCGGCACGGAGTGTTCCAGAGACTTATTGCCAGCGGCACAG CTTCTTGATTTTCAGTGGAAAATTGGGATGGCCGTCAGTTCAGACAGCTGCAAATCTCTGAATCACCCATACGTCACCGTACAATTGAAAGTCGCAGAACATTCTGGTCAGGTCCAAAACAAGGTCTTTGAGATGACTATTCCAGAATTTCAG AATTTCTCCAAGCAGTTTAAGGAGATGTCTGCAGCTCTTGAGAACGTTTGA
- the COMMD6 gene encoding COMM domain-containing protein 6 isoform X1, with the protein MATRAMYELSGAGLEKASDLMKLLPPDLFAELCQQSIEHLQWQNSGVDQTLLCQRFQAAGVDTNVDEVRNVLNAVNYLFSTAAKHKLSTDALLSVVASHYKLPKQTLQVFRHVWNEEGEKLSGTECSRDLLPAAQLLDFQWKIGMAVSSDSCKSLNHPYVTVQLKVAEHSGQVQNKVFEMTIPEFQNFSKQFKEMSAALENV; encoded by the exons ATGGCTACGAGGGCGATGTATGAACTGTCGGGAGCCG GACTGGAGAAGGCGAGTGACCTGATGAAGCTGCTGCCCCCTGACCTGTTCGCTGAGCTG tgTCAACAAAGTATTGAGCATCTCCAATGGCAGAACAGCGGTGTAGACCAGACGCTTCTCTGTCAG aGGTTTCAAGCAGCAGGAGTCGACACAAACGTGGATGAAGTTAGAAATGTTCTGAATGCCGTGAACTATCTGTTCAG CACTGCAGCGAAGCACAAACTGTCCACCGACGCATTACTGAGCGTTGTCGCCAGCCATTACAAGCTTCCCAAGCAGACACTGCAGGTCTTTCGCCACGTGTGGAATGAAGAGGGTGAAAAGTTGTCCGGCACGGAGTGTTCCAGAGACTTATTGCCAGCGGCACAG CTTCTTGATTTTCAGTGGAAAATTGGGATGGCCGTCAGTTCAGACAGCTGCAAATCTCTGAATCACCCATACGTCACCGTACAATTGAAAGTCGCAGAACATTCTGGTCAGGTCCAAAACAAGGTCTTTGAGATGACTATTCCAGAATTTCAG AATTTCTCCAAGCAGTTTAAGGAGATGTCTGCAGCTCTTGAGAACGTTTGA